Genomic segment of Sodaliphilus pleomorphus:
TTGCAGTTGTAGCAAATCTGTTCCATATCACTTAAACTCCTTACTCTTGCAAAGCAGTGCCGTTCCCACAATCAAGTTCGGATAATCGCAATGTCTCATGACCCATGCTGTTGCCTCGATGTTGACTGGCAGTTGTTTCATCAATCCATCTTCGTCTACCAACATGATGTTACCACCGGGCAGCTGAACCACTTGTACGTAGCCGCCTATCAAATCCCAAACTTCTTCCAGTTTGAAGTCAGAGCCATTCTTAGGCTCAACCGTCTTTGGCTTTTCGCCAACCTTGAATAGTGTTGCCATAATCTTAATTGTTGTATGTTAGGTTGCGTTCCAGCATCCTGTTATAAATCTCGTCAAGCTGCTGCTTGCTCTCAATTCTCACTCCGTCATATATGATTGCCGAATAGGCGCCATTTATGTCGTAATCAAACTTATCCTCGTCAAGAACATCTGTGTACTTGTCGACGATTTCACACATGACAAGGAGAACAAGCATACCGCCAAAATCCCTGTAATGGTGCTTGTGAAAACAATCACCAGCGCAGCAATTCAGCATATAACAGACATCGCTTTCGCTAAAGTCCACGCAATACTCATCGCAAAGGTCGTCAATCAGTTTGGTTGGGACCATCAAGCAGGCTACTATAGAATCTTTCGTGCTCATAATTATCTCCATGTTACATGAAAACCACGTGTCGCAGCATACTCCTCAAACTGCACCTTCCATGTGTGGAATGGCAGTCCAACAAGCACCAACTTGCTTCGTCCGTTTTTGGTCAACCACGCTTGAAACCAGTCGATCGTCTGATAGGCTTCTGATCTAAACTCAACTCTCATCATAATACAACAGGTTGCAGGTTTAACATCTTACTCTCGTACACATCGATCTTCTTGCTGGTCAACCACTCTGGCTTATACTCATCGGGCAGTTCAGCAAGCAGTTTGCGCATTTCCGTAATCTGCGCTTCCTCATCACGTGCCCACAGATGCTTGGCGCATCGGTTACCACAGCCGAGGTAGTAATCACAATCTCGGATAAGTCGCTGCAACATCAACCACGTGTGCTTAACCCACTCGGGTATCATGATGTAGTCAATGCTGTAGCCAGCGTTGTAACGCTTAATCTTTCGGGCAATGTCCTCGCCGAAGATGTCAATGATAAGCTTTATCGCCTCGTAGTCGCCATCGTAGGCATACATACTTTCGTGGTTATTGAACTCATAGAAGTACACCTCTTGTGGGTCGCACTCCTTGCGGACTTGCTCGTGCATCCTGTCGAATGCTCGCAGGTCGTTGCTCCGGTTCAACTCGTCAATCGCTTTGTCGTACAACTCGTTGTAGCGGTTAGCTGTCTTGGCGTTCATCATGAAGATTGCGCCCTCATCGGTGCACTTGAACTCCAATCCGCTCGGTAACTTAATCGTGTTCATTGCTCTTTGTTTTTATAGGTCAATAATCAATCCGCTTGCCACCACACCTTCTTCGTGGTAGCCATCGGGTGTTGCTATAATCTCGTATCGTCCATCTTCGGCAGCAAGTGAACTGAACAGGGATTGCCAGCCTTTCTCTATCACTTGCTTGCGCCAGTTCTTGATGTACTTCTTGCAGGTCTCAACTCTCTTGCAGCCTACTCGGTGGAAGTCAGCATCACAGGTTCTGTCACCATTGCTGCGCTTTCGTCCTGCCTCAAAGTAGGTGTCTGCTCCGTTCCAAACCTTGATGATGTATGTTTGCTGAACAGCCATTACTCGATGTAGTCTTTATCTTCACAAATTATGAAACGCTCCTCATAGACCTCAGTAGGCTTGTAGATGAACTCGTGCGTCCAGTAGGTGTCCTGCCAGTTGGTTGAGCAGTCCATGCCGTTATCACCATGGCTGTTCTCAACCACAAAGTTGAGACCTTTCAGCCACATGGCCATTTCTTTCGAGTAGTCCGGACTTGGGCCATCAGCGTAGGAGGACGTGCAGTGCGTCAGGCTGAAACCTTTCGCAAAGCCAATCACTTGGTTGTCTCGGTTGTAGAGGTTAATCGTCTCTTCCGCAACCTCATCACAGCCAACCTGCTTTGCTATTGCGTTGACCATCGTCATTATCTTCTCGGGTATGTGGGTTTCATCCTCCCACTTGTGGAATGCTTTGTTGTCGAATTTCATTGCTCTGTTTCTTTATTACTGGGTTAAACGATGCAGGGCGGTTGCCCGCCCCACGTTATCTTTATCTTATTTGTCCGAAGAATTTCAGCAAATCGTAGTGAATATCTGAGAGGCTTTTCTGCTCATGAATCTGCAACCACTTGTTCCACCCCTCGGTTTCGATTCCCACATCTTTTAGGTCTTGCATCTGCTTTTCTGTGCAGTAGAGAACAGCAAACGTGTGCTTCTTCTCGGCTGGCAGACACTCGATTTTCCACTTCAAGTCAAACAGGCGATCTTTGCGCTCCTGCTCCTGCTTGCACTTCAACTGGTCAGCGAGGCAAGCCTTAACTCGCTTGTGGTTCATCTTGCGCCACATTGCGCAAAACTCATCCTTGTCAACGTCCGAGTTCATGTACATCGGCTCGATAACCGAGTAGTACTCTTGGTCAGTCACTTGGACTTTCACTCTGTTCTCAAATTCTTGCTTTGTCATTGCTCTTCGTTTCTTTATTACGTTAAACTTGTAGTTGTTTTTGCATATACAAAACTACAACAATTATTTGAATTGACCAAAGAAAAATCCATTTATTTTACTGACTATCAAAGGTTTAACTTTTACTAACTTTGATTGATTCTGCGTGCTTGCTCGGCCACCAAGTAGGGGAGTGCCTACCTTCGGTTCAGTCGGCCATCTTCAATCATGCGTATGCAGTTATACAGGTGGCGGTCGTTCATTGACTTCAAAGCTATCGGCTCTAAGTCAGCCTGCAACCAGTAGCCTTGCTTAATCAACTCCTCGGCTCGCTCTGCACGCTGTTCAGCCTCAATCACCAAATCTTCAAGACCAAACCAATCTTGTTCCTCTGCCCAACTCATTGCTCACCTCCTTTCTTTGCGATGTCATTGATTTCTTTCTCCGACCTACCATCTTTGATGAGTGCGATGATGCGGTCACGTCCAAGTTTCCTATAGGCTACCATCAGAGTTTTGACAACAAGGTCACACGGCTCTCCCGGCTCAATTGCATTCTCTCGCCCTGCCTTATGCGCTTCTGCCGACAACTGGAAGATGTCTTTACCCTCCTTGTTCACGATGATGTACTCATGTCCCATTAAACTTATGTGACCATAATAACGCACCACCGATAAATGGGTATTCGCCCAAAACTCCTCTGTCATTAGCAGAGGATAGTTCCCAGACTTTAGACGTCGAGTCGCCTTTTCCTGCCTACCTTTCGTCATTGCAGGCCACCTTTCTTTCCACGCTCCACCTGCGCCATGTGTGGTTCGGCAGTTCGTTGATGTTCATCGAGCTCTTTCAGTTTGTCGAGTGCTTTCTGCATCGCGTCGCGGTACATCGGGTTCTCCTGCATGAACCAGGACACCGCTGATAAAATTATCTCCCGCAATTCGGTGCGCTGATCCATCATCATGGCGACGGTTGCGACGAGGTCAAACTTGCGTTCCTCGTCTGTCTTTTCGGGTGAGCCTATAAATAAGGCACCTTGCTTGTCTGCGTTCGCCCCGACGAACATCATTGTCGGCACTATCTCACCGAGACTCGTCAGTAGTGATTGTAGTTCTTTTTTGTTTTCTTCCATAATTGTTTGATTATTTTTTAATTGTTGATAAAAATTATCTGTTGTCACCGCTGCCTCCGAGCTTGCCACGCTGCTTGCGTGAGTTGATCTTTGCGATGTTCAACTCTGCTACTTCTTCAAGCGTCATGTCGATGTCACGAGCGAGTGTTGCGCAGTACCATAGCACATCACCGATTTCGAGAGCGAGAGCGTGCTGCTGCTCTGTGTCAAGCATGATTGCGCCGGTGTCTGCATTGCGCACTATGTGAGTGTCACGAAGTATCTTTTTCACTTTGTCGGCGCACTCACCGGCTTCACCGGCGATGCCGAGTGCCGTGTAGATTACTGCATACTGACGGTCGTAGATTGCCGTCGAGAGTGCTTCGTGTTGATATTCATTCAGCGTCATGTTCTGTGTCTTTTTTGTTGTATTTCTTCTATCATACTGTCGATGCTTTCAATGATAGCATCGACTATTTTTACCTCTTTTGAAAATATTTTCGGGTTGTCGATCCACGTCTTTATTTTACGAATAGCGCATGTTACAGACGAATGATTACGATGCAGCAACGTGCCAACTGCCGTAATCGACATACTCCACTTCTCATGCAAGATGTAGCAAATAACTGCTCGTGCATCTGCATATTGCCACTTGTGACTCGCAGAAAAAAGCTGTTCTGTTGTGATGTCATAGTATGAGCACACAACACAGATTGTAATTCCGATACGCTGTGCCATAGTTAAAATTCACACACAGGCCGAACAATGTAGCTTTTGCTCTTGCTGCCGCCGAAGACAGTGCCATTATAGAAACCCACTAACCAAGCGCCAGTGGCACTGTACTCAGTAGAGGACCAATACCAAGTACTCGTCAACTTATCGCCGCCAACAAAGGCGAGTGCTTCGTTAATCTTCTCCTTGTTCTTGCAGATGATTGCAAGTTCACCAAGTGACGGAATCCACTCATCGTCTGCAAGGTCGAAATCGAACTCGCCATGTCGTTTGAGGTGTTCAGTGTTCGCTTTGCCGTTGAAATCGTCAAGTGCACGAAGTCCATGTCGCTTGTAGTCGAAGTCGTCTTTGTCAAGGTCGCTGTTGTACGGCAACTCGCGCTCGCCTTGCGAGTTGAGCCGAATGCCTACAGTGTGCTTGCCGACCTTTATGCCGATGTGGGTCACACGTTCAGTAGGATTGGTGCCATCATAAAGCTGTCGCTTGCCATCTTCGTAGCAAATGTAGATACCATCTATGTAGATGCAGTTCATAGGCGGCTTCATGCGAGGCTTATCATCGTTGTCCATGATAAAGTTATAGCACTCTCTCGCTTTCTCTACGCTGCTGGTGTTTCTAATCAACTCATAGCGCAATTTCTGTTCTTCTGTCATAATGTTTCTTTATTACTGATTAAACAAATCTCCAAATAAACTCGGCTGGGCAGGTTGCTCTGCCGCCTTCTTTCGCTCTTTCTCTTGTTTCTTCTCTAAGGCCTTTTTAGCCTTTTCCTCGGCTTCACGTAGGTAGCTTTCTTTGGCTTTCTCTTTAGCCTCTGCTTCCAGTTCGGCCTTGTCTTGGTCGGTCAGTTGATAGTTGCTCACGATCTGGACTCCACCAGCACTCTCGACTTTGACGTTATCTTCGTCATAGTAGTGGACAGCCAGTCCGTACACTTCCTCGTCTGTGGCAGCATAACTACCATTCTGTGCTCTCTTCTTTATCTCGCAAATCACGAAGTTGGCGCAATCGTCAAGCGTCTTGCCCTCTTTGGCATAGGCTTGGGCGAACAGGGCATCAGATTGTGCCCTGCCGTCCAAGTACTTCTTCAACGCTTTCTTGAAAATCTCAATGCTGTTCATCGCCTGTGTCAGTCAAGAAGTCCTTAATCTTCTGCATCGTTAGCTCGTTCTCCTCAACCGTCAGGAACTGATACAGCTGGAACATATCGAAGTGGTAAATACGCTCCTTTCCATCTTCGTCCGTTGTGAATCGGTTCACGTTCTCGTTGGTCGCTGTAACATAGATTACGAAATCGCCCTCAAACTTCGGTCGTACTTCAAGACTGGATTTAGACCCCTGCTTGAAGCAGTCACGTTGCATAGCGAACAGCCTCGTGAGGAACTTGTCAAAGTCTTTCTTAGTCGTTCTCATTACGTTTCTTTATTACTGGTTAAACTTACGGGAGTAGGTACTGACAAGGAACTCTGCCCATTCAGCTGTTACTCCCATTTCTACAACTCTCTTGACGATCGCCACTTTTCCAAGGCCATCGGCAATCATTGATTCGATTGCGCTCTTAATTTTTCTTGCTCCACTCATTGCTCTACTGTTTCAAAAGTTATTAAACTCGGATAGTTTCTAAGTCTGCCGAGAACCGTGTTGTTCATGTTCTCCTCATCCCCACATTGCGTGCATGGCGAAGCAGCAGGGTTTTATCCATGAACTGCTCCTTCGCTTTGTCACCGATGTTGATAGAGGTGATTCTGATTCTTGTAACGTTTCTTCTCATAGCCAATCGATGTTCTTGTTCATGTACTCCCAGCGTTGGGTGATTTTGAAAAGACCACTCTGCACGTCCATCAGATAACTCAGCCTCGGTGCTTCGATGCCAAACAGGGTGAACAGGTCCTTAACAGCCTTAATAGCCGCTTTGAGCGCCTTCTTCTTGCGGTCACTTGCTTCGATAACTTGGTCACTTGCTTCGATAACTTGGCCACCTGCTTCAAGTTCGGTGATTGACTCTTGAAGTACAGTATATGCTTTGTCAGCTTTCGCTGCCGCATAAACCTTTTGAGTTGCTTCATCGATGTAGTTCTTAATGCTCTTCATTGCTCTGTTTTTTTATTACGTTAGTACATTAGTTTCAATATGCAAATCTACAAAGAAATCACGATATGACCAAAGAAAAACGCAGTTAATTTGCTGAAAACCAAATGTTTAACTTTTGCTAACTTTGGGCTATTTTCCACTACTTCCGTAGCCGTTTTCGCCTCGCTCACCAAAGTCGAGCTCATCAACTTCCTCAAACTCGATTTCGGGATAAGGCATGATGATGAGTTGACCGATACGCTCGCCAACCACATATTCCTCATGATGTCTGCCATAGCAGGTCTGCGGCTTGAATTTCATGGTGATTTCTCCACGATAACCGCTGTCTATTACACCAACAGAGTTGGTCAGCATTTGAGCCTTCCTGCATACTGACGATCGAGGGAACACCAGTCCGACATGCCCTTGCGGTATTTCCACGGCAATCCCAGTATGGTACACTACGTTACCGAGTCTATCGAAATCCTTGCCGATAGCTGTTAGGTCAAGCCCAGCATCACTCTGATGCGCTCTTGTCGGTGCAACTGCTTCTGGCACCATCTTTTTGAATCTTACGAGCATATTCTTTGATTTTCTTGATTGTTTCTTCACTTGGTTGAACTTTCACCAAATCCACACCATGTAATATGTATGTGGCAAGGGTTGTTCTCAGATAAGCTATGCTATTTCTCAAACTTCCCGTCATGATTTGAACTATTTCTTCCGCACTTGGTCTATGCAGTCGGCGACCCAACCACACAGATAAGCGAATGGTTCTTGGTTTCTCACATCTATCTCGCCGCCTATATAACGCATAATTTCTGCCGCTGCGTGAACAGCTTCATGGGTTATGGTTTCAGCGGTAATAACACTGCGACTCCGGAAACGTATAAGCACTCCGTTCTTGTTGCTTAGTGCATCATTAGTTGACTCTGTTTGAGCGAGGCTGTTATCTTCCATTAAGTCAACAGAGGGAAATCTATCCTTATCTGTTTTATCGCCAATCATGACCCACAACAGACTTGGGTAGATAACAGGGTTAAATTCGTGGATCGCAAATTTCAATTCTTGATTTGTCATAGCCACTTCCTCCCTTGCTTTGTATCCATTACGTTCTGAACTTCTTCATTCAGTAAAGGCAACAGCTTGTCTGTTATCGCCTCGCTGAAATCAGCGTAGAACGTGCCGATAATCTCACTCCTCACTCCCTTATCAAATATCTGAACTAACTCGTTCCATCGTTTGGCAGAGGTATCGGCGTTGAACTTCATCAGCCTAACAAACTCGTTGTCGGCGCTATTCATTCCACAGTTTACCTCCTTACACACGTCGCCAAACTGGTCTGCCGCTAATGTTGCAAGGTCAGCAACAACGAAACACACCAGCAAGGCACGAGAACACCTGCGTCTCTGCTCCTCAATGATGCCATCCAACTCTTTATCTCGTGTGACCAGTTGGTTGTACTCATTCAGCAACCGCCTTGCTTCTTTGTCGAGTCCGGCACGTTTCAGCACCTCCATTCGTTCACCGAGTGCCCGCCGATGTGCCTGTACCTTTTCTTGCTCGACTTGTCCTTTATACAACATCATGGTTTCATTTCTCCTTTCTCGTCAAAGAATTGCTCGTACTGGCCGAGATAACGTTTGCGAAATCCAAAGTCATCGTAATAGACACCACCACACTTTGTGCAGTGCACTATACTGCAGAACAACCTATATTCGACCTCTCTAAATTTGTGCCAACAAAGTACACGTCTCAGCCACTTCCGAAATCTCATGTTCCACTCCCTTTTATAAGATTATTGACTCGAACTATTTCATCGTCCACCTTGCGTTCAAGAATCTTGCTCCGCTGCAATACTTCTTTACTTCTTGTCTTGAAGTAAAGCTTCTGCGCTTCTCGCATTTCAGAAACAAGGTCGAAAAAATCTTTTGCTTTCATGACTTCTTTTTGAAAATACATTTCTTCATCCACTTGCACTCAGTCAAGGCAAGTGCAACCATGATAACTACCCCAAACCACGACGCAATCACCAATGAGGAATAGATGAGTAGGTGGCCAACCTGTATCTCCCGACATTTCTTGTAATCATCGACAAGGCTGTAGCCGAGTGGCAGCGCCGCCACCAAACAGCCTATAACGTAAATCAGTATCATTCCCATCCTCCTTCCTCTTCCGGCAAATTTGGAATATCAAGCCAATGCGTTACTTTCCAGTCATCGGGGATGTGCATTTTGGCTGCAACCGAAATATCGGTTTTCTCCATCCAGCATTTACTTCCATCGTCCCAACAACCTTCCCATGAATACCAACGGCCTGCGTGGATTCTGATAGCCAAAATCACCCATTTGCCATTGGGCGGAAGCTGCTCACTCACTGGCACCCATCGGTGCGTGTCGGCAAAGAGGGCACCACGCACGAATGCGTTCTTTTGCGAAACGCTGTGCTCCAACTTCGCTCTGTCATTGATTAACTTTCTTCTCAT
This window contains:
- a CDS encoding nucleoside triphosphate pyrophosphohydrolase family protein — its product is MTLNEYQHEALSTAIYDRQYAVIYTALGIAGEAGECADKVKKILRDTHIVRNADTGAIMLDTEQQHALALEIGDVLWYCATLARDIDMTLEEVAELNIAKINSRKQRGKLGGSGDNR
- a CDS encoding DUF3846 domain-containing protein, whose amino-acid sequence is MATLFKVGEKPKTVEPKNGSDFKLEEVWDLIGGYVQVVQLPGGNIMLVDEDGLMKQLPVNIEATAWVMRHCDYPNLIVGTALLCKSKEFK
- a CDS encoding DUF1566 domain-containing protein, with product MTEEQKLRYELIRNTSSVEKARECYNFIMDNDDKPRMKPPMNCIYIDGIYICYEDGKRQLYDGTNPTERVTHIGIKVGKHTVGIRLNSQGERELPYNSDLDKDDFDYKRHGLRALDDFNGKANTEHLKRHGEFDFDLADDEWIPSLGELAIICKNKEKINEALAFVGGDKLTSTWYWSSTEYSATGAWLVGFYNGTVFGGSKSKSYIVRPVCEF
- a CDS encoding LPD11 domain-containing protein, whose product is MEFKCTDEGAIFMMNAKTANRYNELYDKAIDELNRSNDLRAFDRMHEQVRKECDPQEVYFYEFNNHESMYAYDGDYEAIKLIIDIFGEDIARKIKRYNAGYSIDYIMIPEWVKHTWLMLQRLIRDCDYYLGCGNRCAKHLWARDEEAQITEMRKLLAELPDEYKPEWLTSKKIDVYESKMLNLQPVVL
- a CDS encoding DUF551 domain-containing protein, which gives rise to MMRRKLINDRAKLEHSVSQKNAFVRGALFADTHRWVPVSEQLPPNGKWVILAIRIHAGRWYSWEGCWDDGSKCWMEKTDISVAAKMHIPDDWKVTHWLDIPNLPEEEGGWE
- a CDS encoding Cas9 inhibitor AcrIIA9 family protein; this encodes MNSIEIFKKALKKYLDGRAQSDALFAQAYAKEGKTLDDCANFVICEIKKRAQNGSYAATDEEVYGLAVHYYDEDNVKVESAGGVQIVSNYQLTDQDKAELEAEAKEKAKESYLREAEEKAKKALEKKQEKERKKAAEQPAQPSLFGDLFNQ
- a CDS encoding dUTP diphosphatase; the protein is MLVRFKKMVPEAVAPTRAHQSDAGLDLTAIGKDFDRLGNVVYHTGIAVEIPQGHVGLVFPRSSVCRKAQMLTNSVGVIDSGYRGEITMKFKPQTCYGRHHEEYVVGERIGQLIIMPYPEIEFEEVDELDFGERGENGYGSSGK
- a CDS encoding helix-turn-helix domain-containing protein, with product MAQRIGITICVVCSYYDITTEQLFSASHKWQYADARAVICYILHEKWSMSITAVGTLLHRNHSSVTCAIRKIKTWIDNPKIFSKEVKIVDAIIESIDSMIEEIQQKRHRT